Genomic window (bacterium):
ACCAGCTCGGCGAGTTCGTGCTCACGGAGAAGGGGGACGGGCCGGCGCGTCTCGAACAGGCGATCGTCCACGCCAACGACGCCATCCTCGCCGCGAGCCGCGAAGATCTCACCCTCGACGGGATGGGGACCACGGTGGTCTGCCTCCTGCTCGCCGAAGAAGGCCCCTCGACCGTCGCCCACGTCGGCGACTCCCGCCTCTATCGGCTCCGCGGAGAGGCGATCGAACAGCTGACGGAAGACCACTCCCTCGTCGCCACCCTCGTTCGCGAGGGCGTCCTCGCGCCGGAAGAGGCGCGCGAGGACCCTCGCCGCAACCAGATCCTCCGCGCGCTCGGCGTGCGGGAGGACGTCGAGGTCGACCTCGCCCGCGTCGAGCTCGACGCGGGCGATCAGTACCTGCTCTGCTCCGACGGGTTGCACGGCATGATCGAGGACGACGCCATCGCCGACGTCTGCCACGCCTACGCCCGACCCGAGACGGTGGTCGAACGGCTGATCGAAGCCGCGAACCACGCCGGCGGGACCGACAACGTGACCTGCATGCTCGCGAAGGTGCCCGCTCCGATGAAGGAGCCCGGCCTCCTCGACAAGGCGAGTGCGCTCTTCGAGTCGACCCGCTCGGTGTTCACGCGTCGACCGGCGCCCTCCGCCGAAGACGATTGATGGCGGACGCGCGCCCCCTGATCGACTGGGTACCGGAAGGCGGCCTCGCCGACGCGGACGCGATCCTGGATCGCTTCTCCCGCTGGGCCGAGGATCGCGGCCTCGAGCTCTACGACGCCCAGGAAGAGGCGCTGCTCGAGCTCATGACGAATCACCACGTGGTCCTGAGCACGCC
Coding sequences:
- a CDS encoding Stp1/IreP family PP2C-type Ser/Thr phosphatase, whose product is MANDDAADPTGTPETSEEAQSEFPAPVWSRGEPGVAGATHVGVVREVNQDAFGRFDDPDRGEILLVVADGLGGHRGGEVASRMAVDQLGEFVLTEKGDGPARLEQAIVHANDAILAASREDLTLDGMGTTVVCLLLAEEGPSTVAHVGDSRLYRLRGEAIEQLTEDHSLVATLVREGVLAPEEAREDPRRNQILRALGVREDVEVDLARVELDAGDQYLLCSDGLHGMIEDDAIADVCHAYARPETVVERLIEAANHAGGTDNVTCMLAKVPAPMKEPGLLDKASALFESTRSVFTRRPAPSAEDD